A genomic window from Candidatus Paceibacter sp. includes:
- the gatC gene encoding Asp-tRNA(Asn)/Glu-tRNA(Gln) amidotransferase subunit GatC: MVDVEKLALLARIQLDSSEKSELQKDFEAILGYISELRKATTSGEEALAAKAAGLKNILREDVEAAKKDFSAEELVDAAPRKEGGYIKVKHVFE; the protein is encoded by the coding sequence ATGGTTGATGTGGAAAAACTGGCTCTGTTGGCCAGAATCCAACTTGACTCTTCGGAGAAAAGCGAACTTCAAAAAGATTTTGAGGCGATTTTGGGTTATATTTCCGAGCTGCGAAAAGCAACGACCTCCGGAGAAGAAGCTCTTGCCGCCAAAGCGGCTGGCTTGAAAAATATTTTAAGAGAAGATGTTGAAGCGGCAAAAAAAGATTTTTCCGCCGAAGAACTTGTTGACGCGGCCCCGCGAAAAGAAGGCGGGTATATTAAAGTTAAGCATGTGTTTGAATAA
- the gatA gene encoding Asp-tRNA(Asn)/Glu-tRNA(Gln) amidotransferase subunit GatA yields the protein MFSNLTISKVRSMLLKGDFSCKELVSYYIKNIKEKNPGINAYLEVFDDAMEEAEKIDEEIKSGRAKNKPLAGVPIAVKDNILIRGKKCTAGSKMLENYRAAYDATAIKKIREAGAIFIGRTNMDEFAMGASTENSAYGVTKNPHDLSRVAGGSSGGSAAAVAMDGCLAALGSDTGGSIRQPAGFCGIVGLNPTYGAVSRSGLIAMASSFDQIGPMAKTAEDAEIIFNIIKGRDQMDSTSASSTSDVDEDVDEERWPEKPRIGVLKYDKKNADEEVNAALEKTAAALEKSGCRVEEIELPNIGYSVPCYYVLVPAEVSSNLARFDGVKYGLLKEGENLIGDYMETRAAGFGREVKRRIMLGTYVLSAGYYDAYYAKAQKTRELIKKDFKGAFRKVDLILSPTSPSPAFKIGEKASDPLKMYLEDIFTAPAKIAGLPAIAVPAGVISAGLPIGLQYTAPWFKENRLFKIAKKHEGYF from the coding sequence ATGTTCAGCAATCTTACAATTTCAAAAGTTCGCAGTATGTTGTTAAAGGGAGATTTTTCCTGCAAAGAACTTGTTTCTTATTACATTAAAAACATCAAAGAAAAAAACCCGGGCATCAACGCTTATCTGGAAGTTTTTGACGACGCCATGGAGGAAGCGGAAAAAATTGACGAAGAAATAAAATCCGGCCGGGCGAAAAACAAGCCGTTGGCGGGAGTGCCCATAGCTGTCAAAGACAATATTCTGATAAGGGGTAAAAAATGCACGGCCGGTTCCAAAATGCTGGAAAATTATCGGGCGGCTTACGACGCCACGGCTATAAAAAAAATCCGCGAGGCCGGCGCGATATTTATAGGAAGGACCAATATGGACGAGTTTGCCATGGGCGCCTCAACGGAAAATTCCGCTTACGGCGTTACTAAAAATCCTCATGATTTGTCTCGGGTTGCCGGCGGTTCTTCCGGCGGTTCGGCGGCGGCCGTGGCCATGGATGGCTGTTTGGCGGCGCTTGGCTCGGACACCGGCGGTTCCATCCGCCAGCCGGCCGGATTTTGCGGCATTGTCGGGCTTAACCCCACTTACGGCGCGGTTTCCCGCTCCGGTCTTATCGCCATGGCTTCTTCTTTTGACCAGATCGGGCCGATGGCGAAGACGGCTGAAGACGCGGAAATTATTTTCAATATTATAAAAGGCCGGGACCAAATGGACTCAACTTCTGCCTCATCGACGTCGGACGTCGATGAGGACGTCGATGAGGAGAGATGGCCGGAGAAACCGAGGATAGGGGTGTTAAAATATGACAAAAAGAACGCGGACGAGGAAGTAAACGCCGCTTTGGAAAAGACGGCGGCGGCGCTGGAAAAGTCCGGTTGCCGGGTTGAAGAAATTGAATTGCCTAACATCGGCTATTCCGTGCCGTGTTATTACGTTTTGGTGCCGGCCGAAGTTTCTTCCAATCTGGCGCGCTTTGACGGGGTTAAGTATGGGCTGCTTAAAGAAGGAGAAAATCTAATTGGCGATTACATGGAGACGAGGGCGGCCGGATTCGGTCGGGAAGTGAAGAGAAGAATAATGCTCGGGACTTACGTTTTGTCCGCCGGATATTACGACGCTTACTACGCCAAAGCCCAGAAAACAAGAGAACTGATAAAAAAAGATTTTAAAGGCGCTTTCCGAAAAGTTGATCTTATCTTGTCGCCGACTTCGCCGTCCCCCGCCTTTAAGATAGGGGAAAAAGCGAGCGATCCTTTGAAGATGTACCTGGAGGATATTTTTACCGCTCCGGCCAAAATCGCCGGATTGCCGGCCATAGCTGTTCCCGCGGGCGTTATTTCGGCCGGTTTGCCGATAGGTTTGCAGTACACGGCGCCTTGGTTTAAGGAAAACCGGCTTTTTAAAATAGCGAAAAAACATGAGGGATATTTTTGA
- a CDS encoding GatB/YqeY domain-containing protein gives MTLKEKIKADFKEAFKAKEEVKLSVLKMVNAAIGNAEIEKRAKIIKSGGEATEAAVSLNDEEVLRVVSREIKKRKDSIEIYEKAGRAELAEREKAEASVLSAYMPEQLGESEVRELAKKSVEQSGAKGEKEIGKVMAILMPQVKGKADGATVTRIVKELLS, from the coding sequence ATGACTCTTAAAGAAAAAATAAAAGCCGATTTTAAAGAGGCTTTTAAGGCCAAAGAAGAAGTGAAATTATCGGTTTTGAAGATGGTCAACGCCGCCATCGGCAACGCTGAGATAGAAAAAAGGGCGAAGATAATAAAATCCGGCGGGGAAGCGACGGAGGCGGCGGTTTCCTTAAACGACGAGGAAGTTCTGCGGGTTGTTTCCAGGGAAATAAAAAAAAGGAAAGATTCCATAGAAATTTACGAAAAAGCCGGCCGAGCGGAGCTGGCTGAAAGGGAAAAGGCGGAAGCCTCTGTTCTTTCTGCTTATATGCCGGAACAACTCGGCGAAAGTGAAGTAAGGGAGTTGGCTAAAAAATCTGTTGAACAATCCGGCGCCAAGGGAGAAAAAGAAATCGGCAAAGTTATGGCGATACTGATGCCGCAAGTCAAAGGCAAGGCCGACGGAGCGACGGTGACCAGGATAGTAAAGGAACTACTTTCTTAA